Below is a window of Fundidesulfovibrio magnetotacticus DNA.
GGGGATACGCCCTCGTCGAGCAGCCGGGCGGCGAGGGCCTCCATCATGGGGGTCGGGCCGCACAAAAAGAAGAGCCTGCCGGGGAAGCGGTCTCCCAGGACGTCCCGCATGTGGGGAATACCGAAGCGCCCGTGGGTCTGGCTCTCGTGGAGCACGTAGTCGAATCCCGCCTGGCGGGCCTGCTCCAGCCCGCCCAGAGGGCTTTGCTCCGCCTGGGCGCGAATGTCGTCGTCGAAGCTCGCCTCCTCCCTGGTCCGGCAGACGTAGAACAGGGCGATCCGGGGGGCCGTCCAGTCGCTGGAGAGCTCCGGATGCCTGGCCTTGAGCTGGCTGTCCATGCCGTCGGGGCGCAGGCGCTCCTCGGAGTGCAGGGCCACGTGCCACATGCCGATGAACGGGGTGATGCCGATGCCGCCCCCGATGAACACGCAATCCCTGCCCCGGTTGAAGAACGGCTCGCTGAACCGCCCGTACGGCCCGTAGACGTCGGTCCTGTCGCCGGGGGCGAGGTGGGCGAGCGATCTCGTGTGGTCGCCCACCTCCTTGATGCCCAGCTTGAAGCGGCCGTCGGGCGAGTAGCCGGACGCGATGGAGTAGGGATGGGGCTCGGGGGGGATGGGCGGGGTGCGGATCACCAGGTAGACAAACTGGCTGGCCTTGAAGTCAAGGGGTCTGCCCAGGGGCCGCAGCGTGATCTCCCGCGCGCCCCCCACGGTCTCGATGGACTCCACCGCGTAAGCGTGGCGGGGGCCGAAGCGCTCGTAGAGCAGGCGGATGTACACCCAGGAGGCGGCGCCCGCCAGGAGCATGCCCCAGAACGCGACGCGCAGGGGGGCGTAGCGGGCCACGTCCGCGTCCACCAGGTGCACGTGGACCATCACCAGCAGGAAGACGGGCCCGAGCCATCCGTGCAGGCGCTTCCACGCCTCGTAGCGCATGATGAGCCGCAGGGAGAGGGCCACCAGGGCGCACAGCGCGATCAGGGCCGCGAGGCCCAGGTCCTTGCCGAGGGCGTAGCGGTCCTGGAGGGTCGCGGCGGGGGCGAAGTAGCCCAGGTACGCGGACACGTCCGGCAGCCTGTGGGCGGCGAGGAAGAGGGGGTGCGGGGCCAGGACCAGGCAAAGCAGCTTACCCAGCCGTTTGTGCACCTGGTAGACCTTGTCCAGGCCGCCGAAAAGGTCCTCCAGGGCCCGGAAGCGCGCCGAGAGCACCAGGCACCAGCACATGAGCGTGGTGGCGCTCAGGGAGGAGGCCTTGGCCACGTACTTGAAGCCGTCGTCGAACCAGTCCTGGTGGAACCATTTGCAGGCGATCCACAGGCCCAGGACCGCGCCGACGGAGACCCACACGGGCCAGAACCTCAGGTGAAACCGCGACGTCGTCAGCATGGAATCCTCCGCCATCCGCCGGGCGTGGCGCGGCGTCGCCCCGTGGCGGCTTTGACCGCGCCGTGTCCCGGCAGCCGAACCCCGCGTCCGGTCGGCGCGGGAAGCCGGAACCCGCAAGCCTTGTCGAAACTCCAGTCCCCGTTCCCGCCGCCGCGACGCTAGCCGCGCCGGAGCCGCTTCTCGAACTCCACCGCGAAATAGCCCGCCACCCCCGCGAACGCGGCCTTGATCCAGCTCAGGCCGCCCACGGGGGCCGAGTGGAACATGGCGTTCATGAACGGGAGATACGTGAACAGCACCTGCAGGACCATCATCAGCACGAAGCCGCCCAGCAGCCACCTGTTGGTCCAGAAGCCGAGCTCGAAGGCCGAGCGGGTGAAGGAGCGGCTGTTGAAGAGGTAGAACGCCTCCACCAGCACGAACACGTTCACGGCCACCGTCCTTGCCTGGGCCTCGCTGCCGGAGGAGGCCAGCTCCCACTGGAAGAAGCCGAAGGAGGCAAGCAGCAGGATCGCGCCCACGAGCACAATGCGCGCCACGAGCTGCCTGTCGAGAATGGGGTGGTCGGTGCGGCGGGGCGAGCGCTCCATCAGCCCGGGTTCCTTGGGCTCGAAGGCCAGGGTGAGCCCCAGGACCACGGCGGTGGTCATGTTGATCCAGAGGATCTGCACGGGAAGGATGGGCAGCGCCGCGCCCAGCAGCACGGCCACCAGGATGACGAGCCCTTCGCCCAGGTTGGTGGGCAGGGTCCAGACGATGAACTTGAGCAGGTTGTCGTAGACGCCCCGGCCTTCCTCCACGGCGGCCTCGATGGTGGCGAAGTTGTCGTCGGTGAGGATCATGTCCGAGGCTTCCTTGGCGGCTTCCGTCCCGCCGCGCCCCATGGCCACGCCGATGTCGGCCTGCCGGAGGGCCGGGGCGTCGTTGACGCCGTCCCCGGTCATGGCCACCACCTCGCCCCTGCGCTGCAGGGCCGAGACGAGCCGAAGCTTCTGGTCGGGGTCCACGCGCGCGAAGATGTCGGTGTTCGCGGCGGCGGCGGTCAGTTCGTCGTCGGGCATCCCGGCCATGCGCGCCCCGGTCAGCACGTCGCAGGAGGCGGGGGTCGCGCAGGACCTGCCGCCCAGGCCCAACTTGCCGCCGATGGCGGCCGCGGTCAGGGCGTGGTCGCCGGTGATCATCTTCACGCGCACGCCCGCCGCCCTGAAGGAGGAGACGGCGGCCAGGGCCTCGGGCCGGGGCGGGTCGATCATGCCTTGCAGGCCGAGGAATTCCAGGCCGGAGGAGATGTCCCGGTGGTCCACGGTCGCGCTCCCGGGGGGCAGGCGCTTGCGGGCCATGGCCAGCACGCGCAGGCCCCGGGAGGCCATCCGTTCCGCCTGCGCGTGCACGGCGGCCGCGTCGAGGGGGGCGGGAGCGCCGTCCGCGAGGAGCCGGGTCGCGGAGCGCGCCAGCACCGGCTCCACGGCCCCCTTGACGTAGGCCACCGGCTCCAGCCCCTCCCGGCCGTGCAGCGTGGCCATGTACTGGTGCTGCGACTCGAAGGCCAGGGTGTCCAGGCGCGGCAGGCGCAGGGCGGCCTCGCTGGCGTCGATCCCGGCCTTGCGGGCCGCGACCAGGAGCGCGGCCTCGGTAGGGTCGCCCACCACCGTGCGCTCGCCCCCGGCCTCGTCGATGCGCGTGTCGTTGCAGAGCGCTCCGGCCAGGAGCGTCTCGGACAGCGCCTCGCTGGAGAGGTCACCCCCCTCGATGCGTCCCTGCGGGTCGTAGCCCGAACCGCTGACGGCGTAGGCCTCCCGCCCGGCGTAGAGCGCGGTGACGGTCATCTGGTTCTGCGTCAGGGTGCCGGTCTTGTCCGAGCAGATCACCGTGGCCCCGCCCAGGGTCTCCACGGCGGGCAGCTTGCGGATGATCGCGCCCCGTGCGGCCATGCGCGAGACGCCGATGGCCAGGATCACGGTCACGGCGGCGGGCAGCCCCTCGGGGATGGCCCCCACGGCCAGGGCCACGGCGGCCATGAACATGTCGGCGGCAGGTTCGCCACGGAGCACGCCCGCCAGGAAGGTCAGGGCGGCCAGGGCCAGGATGGCCCAGAGCAGGAAGTTGCTGAAGGCTTCGATCTTGCGCGTCAGGGGCGTGGCCAGATCGTCGGCCTGGGCCACCAGGTGCGAGATCCTGCCGATCTCGGTGTCCAGGCCGGTGGAGACCACGATGCCCGTGGCCTGCCCGTAGGTGACCAGGGTGGAGGCGTAGGCCATGTTGCGCCGGTCTGCCAGCACCGTGGCCTCGGGCAGGGGGGACGTGTCCTTCTCCACGGGGAGGGATTCGCCCGTGAGAGCGGACTCGTCGGCCTGGAGGTTCCGGGCGGCGAGCAGGCGGAGGTCCGCCGGGACCTTGTCCCCGGAGCGCAGGAGCACGATGTCGCCCGGGGTCAGGGCTTCGGCCGGGAGGCGCTGCATGGTCCCCGAGCGGAGCACGGTGGCTTCGGTGACCATGGACTTCGCCAGCGCTTCGAGCGCCCCGGCGGCCTTGGCCTCCTGCAGGTAGCCCACCACGGCGTTGATGAGCACCACGCCGAGGATCACCAGGGAGTCCACCGGCTCGCCCAGCGCGGCCGTGACGAAGCCGGCGCCGAGGAGGATGTAGATCAGCGGCTGGTGGAACTGCAGCAGGAAGCGCCTGAGCGGTGTCTTCCCCTTGCGGGGCGCGATGGCGTTGGGGCCGAACCGCAGGAGGCGGCGCTGGGCTTCCTGGGGCTCCAGACCTTTGTCCGGATCGGAGGCGAGGAGCTCCACCGCCTGGGGGGCTTCCAATGTATGCCAGTTCTTCTCGTTCAAGGAGTCCATGATGTCACCTCGCTCCAATGGCCGGAGGCCATCTAAGCGGGATAATACACCGGCGGGTGTTTTTTGTCATGTTCGAGCGGGCGTGGGGCGTGAGTGCGCGGAGATCCACGACGAACGGGCGGCCGTCGCAACGGCAGGCTCCAGTCCACGGGGGACGTGCCCCGCTCCAGAAGCCCCACACCGCGCTCCCGGGTGAGCCCCTCGTGCAGGGGCGGGCGGCTCTGTCGCATGTTGCAAAGATGGCCGTGGTACTCGGTGCGCTCCATGCGCCCTCCGCGTCGGCATTCGTGGCAGAGGCCGTGCAGCGCCATCTCCAGTTCGGCGCGGTGATCCCGGAGAAAGGCCGACGCCCACGAAGAGCGGCCCGGTCAGGCAGACCAGCGCGTTGTCCAGCCGCCACACCCTGTGGACGCCGGTCACGCTTCCGGCCATTGCCCATGCTCCGTTTTCCTCACCGGCGAGGCCCCGGGAGTGTGAAGCTCGCGCCCCTGGCGAATGCCGCACGGAGGCGTCCCATTGCTCGCGTCCGGTCTGCCAGGCAGGCGTTGGCCAGGGGTCCCCTGGCGACATAGCCGGTTTTGGCGACTTCTTATGGATGATGCCTATTTCAGGGCGCCTGGCGGCCGCCAGGCCAAACGATTTGTTCTTGCCATGAACCGGGGATAAATAAACCCCCAAAATCTTCTTCCGGAAGCAGCACAATGCTTCTCTCACGTGACCAGGAATCCCTTTCCGGCCCGGCCGTGGAATCACAGCCCCCCTTCCAGGTGGAGACTCTCCTGGAAAAAGGGAGCGGAGTCCGCAACGAGGACGTGCTCCTGCGGGAAGGCAGGCTTTTGGGCGTTTCCGACGGGGCCACGAGCCTTGTTAAGGAGAGCCTCCCCGAGGGCCTGTCGGGCCGCTGGCTGATCACGTGCAGGATCTTCATGCGGCATCCTTCGGGAGGCTGAGAGCGGGGCGCGCAGGCCGGAGAAATCGGCCAGGCCGCAGGGCGGGTTGCGTCCTCCCGAAGACTAACCCCAGGATCGACGGCCGTGCAACCACCGCTTCGGCTGGGCGTATCCGGGAACGCGGGCAGCGGGGGGACTCCCCGCAAGGAACCCCCGGGCGTTGCGGCGGCATAGGACGCGAGACACGGCGCCATGGCGCGCCGGAGGATGCCAGGACCCGGCATCAGGCCCAGGAATGCGAAAGGGCCGAGGAACGACGCCCCCGGCCCCTGGACGGCAAGGGGCGCGCGCTACAGCTTGATAAGCGTCAGCCCGGCTTCGTTCTTTTCGAGCTTGAACTTCTGGCCCTCCTGGAAGTCGATCCCGGCCAGCATGTTGGCGGTGATCACGATCCTGCCGCCACGGAAGACCGGGGAGGTGTTTCTGGTGCGGGTGGAAGCGCCGGCAATGGCGAGGTATTCCTTTTTTTCCTGGATGAGCTTGAAAAGGTGATTCTTCAGCGTCGGCTTGGACTGAATGCCGAGTTCGAGCATGATTTCCTTTTCGTTCCTTCCTTCCTTGATCAGCGTGTAAAGCTTTTCACCGTCGTACTTGGCTTCGATTTTCTGGCCTTTCACAGCGGGCATATGCAATCCTCCGGGTGATTTTGTTTGCTCAACATGATCGTATCGTTTGTTTGTCGCCGGTCAAGCAAAAAGATAAAACTGCGTCCGGCATTTGCCGTTGAAGACACGGAATCATATGGCGCACGGGTTGCGAAACATGTCGGCAAGGAGCACGGTCATGGAAGTTTCCGACGCTTCGCTTCCGGCCGGGGCGGGGTCGGCTGGTGCGCAAACGCGCAGAACGGCCCGTTCAGTCTTTCGGCCAGGGCGGGGCGGGATGGCCCGGTGGGCGGGCGCGAAGGCGCAAAGCGGCCCGTTCAGGCTTCCGGCCGGGGCGGCGGCCCCGTGGGCGCGGGGGCTTGACGGGGGCTGTCGCGGAGCGGACCCTTGCCCGCGTCAGGACTTCTTCAGGGCGCTGGCCAGGACGCGTTCCAGCGCGGCGGGGGTGAAAGGCTTGGGCAGGAAGGCCGACGCACTGTGGCGTCCGGCCTGGAAGACGTTCTCCAGCGTGCTTTCGCTGGAAACCAGCACGAAGGGGGTGTGCGCCAGCTTCGGGTCGGCCCGCACCGTGTCCAGGAAATCCAGGCCGGAGCGCCCGGGCATTCTCAGGTCGGAGATGATGAGCCCCACGGGGCGCGATTGCAGCATGGCCAGAGCCTCGGTGACGTTGGCGGCGCATTCGACCTGGGTGAAGCCCATGTGCGCCAGGTGCTGCTTCACCACGTGGCGCATGCTGACGGAATCGTCCACCACGAGAACGGTGACGGATGCCCTGCCGGGCTCGTGCGCCGGGTGGGCCTCGGTGAAGAGTTCATGGTCGATGACGGGGCCGCAGGCGATCGTCGCCGTGTGCGGCGCGCCGCGGACCACGCCCAGCAGCTCGTCCACGGTGTCGATGAAGAGCTGGGCGCAAAAGGGCTTGGCCAGCACGGCGGACACCCCGTGCAGGGCCGTGTCCACGGCTGCGAGGCCCTGGCGTCCGGCGAGCGCCAGGAACCGGGCCTCCCGGAAGGCCTCCTGGCGGCGCAGGGCCTCCAGCACGGACAGGTCGGGAATGCCGCCGTGGTCAACGTCCACCACGGCCAGGTCCACCGGCTCGCCCCCGTGTCCCCCGCCCGCCTGGCTGGCGTAGGCCTCGGGCGACCCGGCCTCTGCCACGCGCGTGTGGCCCGACTCCCGCAACCTGCGGGCCAGGGCCTCGCGGATGCGTTCCGAGGGCTCGATGAGCGCGATGCGGTGGTCGGTCTTCATGGGCCTGCGCGTCTCCTGCGTTGTCCGGCAGTTCGCCGAGCATCCCCATGCTATCGACCGTATGGATGGTGTCAACACGAATCATCGGATTTCTATTCACCGGAAGAGCGTCGCCAGTCCGGCCAGCAGAAGCAGCACCGCCGCCAGGCCGCCCAGGTGCAGCGCCCGCTGCCGGACCGGATCGGCCGTGAGCCACGGCCCGAACACCTTGTTGAGCGCGGGCATCACGCACCACTGCAACAGGATCACGCTGAGCGCGTTGCCCACCAGCATGGAGAGGGCGAAGCCCATGGGCGTCAGAAGCCGCCCGGGGAAGAAGGACAGGAGCATCACCGTGGGGTAGAGCCCCAGGAGCACCACAAGGGCCGTCTTCCAGCCCGGAGGGGCCTGGGCGCCCACGCACCCCGCGAACCAGGCCCCGAAACCGCCCGGGGCCAGTTTGAGGGTGAAGCGCCCCACGGCGGCCCGCAGGCGTTCCACCAGGCGGGCCCGCTCCGGGGAGTCCAGCCAGGCGCGCAGGGAGGGCTCGTCCTCGAAGGTGACCACGGCCACCCAGTCGCCCGCGCGGCCTCCCGGAGGCGGGTAGACCTCCGTGCCCACAGAGCCGGGGAAGGCCCCGGAGGCCTCGGAGACTTCCCGCTGCCATTCCATGAACCAGGGCACGTCCCGTTCCGTGACGTGCTGCACCACCACCGCCGTGGCCTTGGAGACGCGCATGTCCATGAAACCGCTCCTTACACTCTCTAGGAAGGCGTGCGCTTGTGGGCGCGCGCCCCGGCGATCCAGGTTTCGTCCACGTTGCGGTCGTCGCCCACGGCCATGATGCCGAAGAGGAGCTGGGCCGCCTCGTCCACGTTGGCGGGCGCGCCGCCGGGCACGGCCAGGGACTGCCTCCAGGCCATGGCCAGCTGGCCCGCGTTCCAGTCCAGGACCACGAAGTCGGCCTCCTTGCCCTTGTCGAAGTTGCCCAGCACGTCGTCCAGGTAGAGCGAGTGCGCCCCGCCCAGTGTGCCCAGGTAGAAGGCGCGGTAGGGCGAGAGCTTGTTGCGCTCGGCCTCGGCCAGGTCCTGTTCGCGGGGGTTCACGGAGCCGTCGAGCATGGTGTTGTTGCACATGCCCACCTTGTAGGCCTCCTCCATCGCCCGGATGAGGCTGAAGGAGTTGCCGCCGCCCATGTCGGTGCCCAGGCTCAGGCGCACGGGGTTGGCGGGGTCCTTGGCGCGGCCCAGGCGGAAGAGGCCGCTGCCCAGGAAGAGGTTGGAGAGCGGGCAGAAGCTCACGGCCGCGCCGGCCCGGGAGAAGCGGCGCATCTCGTCGTCGGAGAGCCACACGCCGTGCCCGGCCGTGAACTTGGGGCCGAGCAGGCCGTGCTTCTCGTGCACCTGGGTGTAGTCGGTGCAGTCGGGGTATTCCTGGCGCGCGGTGCGTATCTCCGAAGGGTTCTCAGAGATGTGGGTGTTGATCCAGCAGTCGGGGTATTCCTTCTTGAGCCGGGAGCAGGCCTCCATCATCTCGGTCGTGCAGCCCACGGCGAAGCGCGGGGTGATGGCGTAGAGGTTGCGCCCCTTGCGGTGGTATTCCCCGATGAGCCGCTTGGACTCCGCGTAAAAGGCCTCCGGGGTGATGAGGAAGTCCTCGGGGGCGAAGCGGTCGATGCCGGTGAGCCCGGCGATCACGCGCATGTTGCGCCGGGCGGCCTCGGCGAAGAACTCCTCGGTGGAGACGGGGCTCGAGGTAGTGAAGGCCTGGCAGGTGGTGGTGCCCCCGGCCAGGAGGGCGTCGAAGAAGCGCCCGGCGGCCTCGCGGGCGTACTCGCGGTCGGCGTACTTCAGCTCCTCGGGGAAAATCCACTTCTGGAGCCAGTCCAGCAGCTGGTTGCCGTAGGCCCCCAGCACGCGAACCTGCGGGAAGTGGATGTGGCCGTCGATGAACCCGGGCAGGATGAGCCGGTCCGGGATGTGGGTCACGGCGATGCCGGGATGGCGGGGGGACACCTCGTCGAAAGGCCCGAAGTCCGCGATGATCCCGTCCTTGACCACCAGCAGGCCGTCGGGGAGGAACCTTGCGGCGCGGCTTTCGTGGCCGGAATGCTTCCATGGGTCGTCGATGAGGTCGAAGAAGATGCCTCGGATGGCTTGGGTCGCGCCGTTCATGGTGAGCCTCCGTATGGGACTGCCGGGGCGCCCCGGCGTGGCGGTTGGGGGGATGCGGCCGGGAGAGGGATTCTCGAACGGTTGAGAGCTATTCTCAAAGAGATAACACGTCCAGGGGGGCTCGCCAAGTGGGCGCGGCCTTTTCCGTGGAAAGGCCCGCCAACTTGGCGATCTCCGGGCGGGCTACGCCCGGCGCGCGCGGCCCAGGGCGCTGGATGTCGCGGATGGCGTCGCCCACATCCGGCTACGCTTTGCGTGCGCGGCCCAGGGCGTCGGCGGCGAGCAGGGCGTTGAGCACCGCGCCGGGCGAGATCTCCACGGGCTCGTTGTGGATGGATTCCCCGGGCTCGCAGGCCTTGCGGGCCACGCGCTCCAGTTCCTCCCGGGTGACTCCGGGCAGGCCCAGGGCCTCGAAGGTGGTGGGCAGGCCCAGGGCGGCGCACAGGGCGTAGACCTCCTCCATGAGGGCCGCTGGCTTGTCCGTGAGGAAGAGCGAGGCCAGCACGCCGAAGGCCACCTTCTCGCCGTGGTGACGCGCGCGGGCGGCGGGCAGGGCCGTCAGGCCGTTGTGGATGGAGTGGGCCGCGCCCAGGCCGCCACTCTCGAAGCCCAGGCCGCTCAGCAGGGTGTTGGCCTCCACCACGCGCTCCAGGGCGGGCGTGACCACCCCGGCCTCGCAGGCCGTGAGGGCCTGGGGACCCCAGTCGCGCACGGTCTCGTAGCAGAGGCGGGAGAGGGCGTGGGCCGTCATGGAGCCCGTGCCCCCGGGGATGTTGCGGCCGCGCCCCGCCCGGCAGGAGTCGGCCTCGAACCAGGTGGCCAGGGCGTCGCCCATGCCCGAGGCCAGGAAGCGCGCCGGGGCCCGGGCGATCACGGCCGTGTCCACGAGCACCAGGTCCGGGTTGCGGGGCAGCACGTCGGCGCGCCGGAACTCCCCGGCTTCGGAATAGACCACGCAGACCGAGCTGCACGGCGCGTCGGTGGAGGCGATGGTGGGCACGGCGGCCGCGCGCAGGCCCAGGCGCGCGGCGGCGGCCTTGGCCGCGTCCAGGGTTTTGCCCCCGCCCAGGGCGCAGACGCTCTGCGCGCCGAAATCGCGGGCCAGGGCGGCCAGACGGTCGATCTCGGCGTCGGTGCACTCGCCGCCGAAGCGTTCGGCGCGCACGGCCCCGGCCCGGGCGAGGCCGGGCAGCAGGCCGGGGACCAGGCGCTCCAGGGGACTCGGGGAGGCCACCAGGAGGTGGCGGTCGCCCAGGCGGGCCAGTTCGTCGCCCAGGCGTTCCAGGGCGTCGGCCCCCTGCACGTAGCGGCCGGGGAAGAGCGTGGTGGTGATCATGCGGTGGCTCCTGTCATCTCGGTGCGTTGGAGGCCTTGCGGCCGCGCTTTTCGCGGTACATGGCGCGGTCGGCCTTTTCGAGGAGGTTTTCCAGGTCGCGGGCGTCCTCGGGGAAGAGCGCCAGGCCGATGCTGGCGTCCAGGGCCAGGCGGGCATCCTCGAAAAGGAAGGGTTTGCGGATCTCCCGGGCGATGCGCGCGGCGGCCTGTTGGGCGCTCTGGCGGTCTGGCGCCTCGGCCAGGATCACCCCGAATTCGTCCCCGCCCAGCCGCGCCACGGTGTCGGCGTCGCGGGTGGCGCTCCGGGCGCGCTGCCCGGCCTCGCGGATGGCGGCGTCCCCGGCGCGGTGGCCGTGCGTGTCGTTGATGGCCTTGAGGCCGTCCAGGTCGAAGTTGAGCACGCCCACGGGTTTTTCGTTGCGCCCGGCCTGGGCCAGACACAGGCGCAGGCGGTCGTAGAACAGGGCGCGGTTGGCCAGCCCCGTGAGGCTGTCCCGGGTGGCCAGGCGGTAGAGCTCCCGCACCTCGTACTTGGCCGAGAAGTACATGGCCGCGCCGATGAGCCCGGACATCAGCTCCAGGATGCGCAGGTGCTCCGCGTGGAACACGCGCGGCTCGGGCGAGACGATCTTGAGCACGCCCACGGGCGTCTCGCCGTGCACCAGGGGGGCGACCACCATGGAGCGCAGGCCCACCTTGCGGCAGGCCTCGCGGTCCACGCGCGGGTCGTCCTCGGAGTCGTCGCAGGCGAGCGCCTTGCCTCCGGCCACGCAGAGGCCCGAAAGGCTGGATTCGCGCCGCAGGCGCAGGCCCAGCTGCCCGGCGGCCAGGCCCGTTGCGGCGCGGTAGACCATCTCCTCGCCCTCGGCCAGCTCCACGATGGCCCCCGCCGCTCCGGCGAGGTTCTGGACCCGTCCGGCCACCAGCTCCATGATGGCCCCAAGGTCCAGCCCCAGGCGGGCGACCTCGGTCTGGGTTTCGATGATGGAATAGAGCACGTCCTGGGAAAGGTCGGCACGGTGGTCCGCATCACGCATCGGGTCCCCCTGTCGAATGCTGCGAAGCGCAGCCTGGAGCAGGGCGGCTTTGCCGCCCGTAAGCGGCTCCCGCAAACCCCGTTTCGGGGTTTGTCATCAAGCTGCGACGGGCGCGTCTCGCCCGACCCCGCGACACTATCCGCGAGGTTTCCCGAGGGCAAGCGTTCGGCCGTTCCGATGCTTTGACAGTCCGATGCGTCTCCCCTATGGAAGACGCCGGTCATCGTCCTTTTTGTGGTGGCTCATGGATACGCGTACCGTTCTTCTGCTGCTCGCGCTCGGCTCGTTTGTCGTCTGGGCGATCCTGCTGGCCTTTCAGGCCGGGATGCCCCACGCGCGGCGCATCCCGTACTGGACCGCGGCCAAGTTCCTTCAGGGAAGCGGTTCCCTGGGCCTTTGGCATTTCGGCCCCTCGCCCGATCCCGCCGTCGTGCTGGCGGCCAACCTGCCGCTTCTGCTGGGCT
It encodes the following:
- a CDS encoding ferredoxin reductase family protein, with product MLTTSRFHLRFWPVWVSVGAVLGLWIACKWFHQDWFDDGFKYVAKASSLSATTLMCWCLVLSARFRALEDLFGGLDKVYQVHKRLGKLLCLVLAPHPLFLAAHRLPDVSAYLGYFAPAATLQDRYALGKDLGLAALIALCALVALSLRLIMRYEAWKRLHGWLGPVFLLVMVHVHLVDADVARYAPLRVAFWGMLLAGAASWVYIRLLYERFGPRHAYAVESIETVGGAREITLRPLGRPLDFKASQFVYLVIRTPPIPPEPHPYSIASGYSPDGRFKLGIKEVGDHTRSLAHLAPGDRTDVYGPYGRFSEPFFNRGRDCVFIGGGIGITPFIGMWHVALHSEERLRPDGMDSQLKARHPELSSDWTAPRIALFYVCRTREEASFDDDIRAQAEQSPLGGLEQARQAGFDYVLHESQTHGRFGIPHMRDVLGDRFPGRLFFLCGPTPMMEALAARLLDEGVSPLDILIEDFNLV
- a CDS encoding cation-transporting P-type ATPase, translating into MDSLNEKNWHTLEAPQAVELLASDPDKGLEPQEAQRRLLRFGPNAIAPRKGKTPLRRFLLQFHQPLIYILLGAGFVTAALGEPVDSLVILGVVLINAVVGYLQEAKAAGALEALAKSMVTEATVLRSGTMQRLPAEALTPGDIVLLRSGDKVPADLRLLAARNLQADESALTGESLPVEKDTSPLPEATVLADRRNMAYASTLVTYGQATGIVVSTGLDTEIGRISHLVAQADDLATPLTRKIEAFSNFLLWAILALAALTFLAGVLRGEPAADMFMAAVALAVGAIPEGLPAAVTVILAIGVSRMAARGAIIRKLPAVETLGGATVICSDKTGTLTQNQMTVTALYAGREAYAVSGSGYDPQGRIEGGDLSSEALSETLLAGALCNDTRIDEAGGERTVVGDPTEAALLVAARKAGIDASEAALRLPRLDTLAFESQHQYMATLHGREGLEPVAYVKGAVEPVLARSATRLLADGAPAPLDAAAVHAQAERMASRGLRVLAMARKRLPPGSATVDHRDISSGLEFLGLQGMIDPPRPEALAAVSSFRAAGVRVKMITGDHALTAAAIGGKLGLGGRSCATPASCDVLTGARMAGMPDDELTAAAANTDIFARVDPDQKLRLVSALQRRGEVVAMTGDGVNDAPALRQADIGVAMGRGGTEAAKEASDMILTDDNFATIEAAVEEGRGVYDNLLKFIVWTLPTNLGEGLVILVAVLLGAALPILPVQILWINMTTAVVLGLTLAFEPKEPGLMERSPRRTDHPILDRQLVARIVLVGAILLLASFGFFQWELASSGSEAQARTVAVNVFVLVEAFYLFNSRSFTRSAFELGFWTNRWLLGGFVLMMVLQVLFTYLPFMNAMFHSAPVGGLSWIKAAFAGVAGYFAVEFEKRLRRG
- a CDS encoding response regulator, with the protein product MKTDHRIALIEPSERIREALARRLRESGHTRVAEAGSPEAYASQAGGGHGGEPVDLAVVDVDHGGIPDLSVLEALRRQEAFREARFLALAGRQGLAAVDTALHGVSAVLAKPFCAQLFIDTVDELLGVVRGAPHTATIACGPVIDHELFTEAHPAHEPGRASVTVLVVDDSVSMRHVVKQHLAHMGFTQVECAANVTEALAMLQSRPVGLIISDLRMPGRSGLDFLDTVRADPKLAHTPFVLVSSESTLENVFQAGRHSASAFLPKPFTPAALERVLASALKKS
- the guaD gene encoding guanine deaminase; the protein is MNGATQAIRGIFFDLIDDPWKHSGHESRAARFLPDGLLVVKDGIIADFGPFDEVSPRHPGIAVTHIPDRLILPGFIDGHIHFPQVRVLGAYGNQLLDWLQKWIFPEELKYADREYAREAAGRFFDALLAGGTTTCQAFTTSSPVSTEEFFAEAARRNMRVIAGLTGIDRFAPEDFLITPEAFYAESKRLIGEYHRKGRNLYAITPRFAVGCTTEMMEACSRLKKEYPDCWINTHISENPSEIRTARQEYPDCTDYTQVHEKHGLLGPKFTAGHGVWLSDDEMRRFSRAGAAVSFCPLSNLFLGSGLFRLGRAKDPANPVRLSLGTDMGGGNSFSLIRAMEEAYKVGMCNNTMLDGSVNPREQDLAEAERNKLSPYRAFYLGTLGGAHSLYLDDVLGNFDKGKEADFVVLDWNAGQLAMAWRQSLAVPGGAPANVDEAAQLLFGIMAVGDDRNVDETWIAGARAHKRTPS
- a CDS encoding glycerol dehydrogenase; amino-acid sequence: MITTTLFPGRYVQGADALERLGDELARLGDRHLLVASPSPLERLVPGLLPGLARAGAVRAERFGGECTDAEIDRLAALARDFGAQSVCALGGGKTLDAAKAAAARLGLRAAAVPTIASTDAPCSSVCVVYSEAGEFRRADVLPRNPDLVLVDTAVIARAPARFLASGMGDALATWFEADSCRAGRGRNIPGGTGSMTAHALSRLCYETVRDWGPQALTACEAGVVTPALERVVEANTLLSGLGFESGGLGAAHSIHNGLTALPAARARHHGEKVAFGVLASLFLTDKPAALMEEVYALCAALGLPTTFEALGLPGVTREELERVARKACEPGESIHNEPVEISPGAVLNALLAADALGRARKA
- a CDS encoding sensor domain-containing diguanylate cyclase: MRDADHRADLSQDVLYSIIETQTEVARLGLDLGAIMELVAGRVQNLAGAAGAIVELAEGEEMVYRAATGLAAGQLGLRLRRESSLSGLCVAGGKALACDDSEDDPRVDREACRKVGLRSMVVAPLVHGETPVGVLKIVSPEPRVFHAEHLRILELMSGLIGAAMYFSAKYEVRELYRLATRDSLTGLANRALFYDRLRLCLAQAGRNEKPVGVLNFDLDGLKAINDTHGHRAGDAAIREAGQRARSATRDADTVARLGGDEFGVILAEAPDRQSAQQAAARIAREIRKPFLFEDARLALDASIGLALFPEDARDLENLLEKADRAMYREKRGRKASNAPR